The following coding sequences are from one Brienomyrus brachyistius isolate T26 chromosome 2, BBRACH_0.4, whole genome shotgun sequence window:
- the ddx51 gene encoding ATP-dependent RNA helicase DDX51: MSLFLINRYLGDEDDSIQSTSESRSKSLLAKLQEQARARQQLQASAKQEELETTGVSPGTRTKRNQDEEAATDERATKKKSKRKADQPLGDESLSVETTKVEDSLPSKKKKRKEKPEKIKESLVKKKQKQKVTTPETTEKLVDEEEEEKDDEDAIKGTEEHAEQLSSSDRKMSDSGFTILGGFESKPVQKVQMVLPQWLAKPDMFQRDISQNLVPINEVQGICPHLLKKLDSNGIQHFFPVQAEVIPAILEGVSNGLLVGRGGYKPRDICVSAPTGSGKTLAFVVPVVQALLKRVLCEVRVLVVLPTKELAQQVGKVFHSYVDGTNLKVVMLIGQKSLAAEQASLVEQSGSRYRSLADIVVATPGRLVDHINMTSGFSLQHLRFLVIDEADRMIDSMHQSWLSQVTKAVYSGSDGSSVFGRKEPGPITALSLIQPQMPLQKLLFSATLTQNPEKLQQLGLYRPRLFSSAHRGPASDNGSAQPEEKFIFPPGLTEFYVPCTLSKKPLLILHFILHLKFSPVLCFTNSREAAHRLCLLVQLFGGVQVAEFSSQLSPSERKRALKGFEQGKIQLLISTDAAARGIDMVGVKYVINYDAPQFIRTYVHRVGRTARAGKAGLAFTFLLGIQERRFLQMLSDAGSPGIQKQIIKPENLKAMESHFERTLLELKKVIKDERAKKKQI; encoded by the exons ATGTCACTTTTCCTGATAAATAG GTATCTGGGAGATGAAGATGACAGTATCCAATCTACAAGCGAGTCTCGATCTAAATCCCTGCTGGCAAAACTCCAGGAGCAGGCCAGAGCGAGACAGCAACTGCAGGCTTCAGCCAAACAGGAAGAATTGGAAACTACTGGTGTCTCACCTGGGACAAGAACAAAAAGAAACCAAGATGAGGAAGCAGCAACTGATGAAAGAGCCACAAAAAAGAAGAGTAAGAGAAAGGCAGATCAGCCACTTGGGGATGAAAGTTTGAGTGTAGAGACCACCAAAGTAGAGGACAGCCTGCCaagcaagaagaagaagaggaaagAAAAACCAG AGAAGATAAAGGAGAGTTTGGTGAAgaagaaacaaaaacagaaagttaCCACACCTGAGACCACGGAGAAGTTAgtggatgaggaagaggaggagaaagatgacgaagacgCTATCAAAGGGACAGAAGAACATGCCGAGCAGCTCAGCAGTTCTGACCGGAAGATGTCTGATTCAGGGTTTACCATTTTGGGTGGATTTGAGAGCAAACCAGTACAGAAG GTTCAAATGGTTCTGCCCCAGTGGCTCGCTAAGCCAGATATGTTTCAAAGAGACATCAGCCAGAACCTGGTCCCAATCAATGAGGTGCAAGGAATATGCCCCCATCTGCTGAAGAAGCTAGACAGCAATGGGATACAGCATTTTTTCCCAG TGCAAGCAGAGGTGATCCCCGCCATCCTCGAGGGAGTCAGCAACGGCCTGCTGGTGGGCCGGGGTGGGTACAAGCCGAGAGACATCTGCGTGTCTGCCCCGACTGGGAGCGGCAAGACGCTGGCCTTCGTGGTCCCAGTCGTCCAG GCTCTCCTGAAGCGGGTGCTGTGTGAAGTGCGGGTGCTGGTGGTGCTGCCCACCAAGGAGCTGGCGCAGCAG GTCGGTAAGGTGTTCCACTCCTACGTGGACGGCACGAACCTGAAAGTGGTCATGCTCATCGGCCAGAAATCTCTAGCTGCAGAACAGGCTTCCCTCGTGGAGCAAAG TGGTTCCAGGTACCGGAGCTTGGCGGACATCGTAGTGGCAACCCCAGGACGACTGGTCGACCACATCAAcatgacctcaggcttcagtcTGCAGCACCTTCGCTTCCTT GTGATCGACGAGGCAGACCGGATGATTGACAGCATGCACCAGTCCTGGCTAAGTCAGGTGACGAAGGCTGTGTACAGCGGGTCGGACGGTTCCTCAGTCTTTGGGAGGAAAGAGCCCGGTCCGATCACAGCATTAAG CCTGATACAGCCCCAGATGCCCCTGCAGAAGCTGCTCTTCTCCGCAACGCTCACCCAGAACCCTGAGAAGCTGCAGCAGCTGGGCCTGTACCGGCCACGCCTCTTCAGCTCCGCCCACAGGGGGCCGGCCTCTGATAATGGCTCCGCCCAGCCCGAGGAGAAGTTTATCTTTCCTCCAGGCCTGACG GAATTCTATGTGCCCTGTACCCTGAGCAAAAAGCCACTCCTAATCCTCCACTTCATCCTACACCTGAAGTTCAGCCCTGTCCTGTGCTTCACCAACTCCAGGGAGGCAGCCCACAG GCTGTGTCTGCTGGTGCAGCTGTTCGGGGGGGTCCAGGTAGCAGAGTTCTCCTCACAGCTGAGCCCCAGCGAGAGGAAGAGAGCCCTGAAGGGGTTTGAACAGGGCAAAATCCAGCT GTTAATCAGCACGGACGCCGCAGCACGGGGCATCGACATGGTGGGGGTGAAGTATGTGATCAATTACGACGCACCGCAGTTCATCAGGACTTATGTTCACAG GGTGGGGAGGACTGCCAGGGCAGGCAAAGCAGGACTGGCCTTCACATTCCTGCTGGGAATCCAG GAGAGGAGGTTCCTGCAAATGTTAAGCGATGCCGGGAGCCCGGGAATTCAGAAGCAGATAATTAAGCCTGAGAACTTGAAGGCGATGGAGTCGCACTTTGAGAGGACGCTGCTGGAACTGAAGAAGGTCATCAAG GATGAAAGAGCCAAGAAGAAGCAAATTTAA
- the LOC125727213 gene encoding plectin-like: MTDESTFRFDLPFGTLVQREDVAEGGSLRMENAQSVDHVDDGYNTKTFSLEGESTGCHSDIMDELLGDVELVSTDGTLDGFPLSLESLVGEARLSLQLHMETPGKREAEPEKRLEARGQTADLEIQEECKRDLKETIQLCEVLMSEKAAVVAECDFIARKLRALQEENQTLRQEKEHLLKDIEERREMEEFRALEQESTRQSEKELLEEIASLKKAADASGAHVQNLEMDLAAMVAELKRKEDSITELQALRHKDSAQEIRQLKRSLQDAETLSRDTRKEWAVLRSEAQALRESEFTMAEAHAKMEEEVRSLNGRLEVERRRFKEMEADLLKELQRTFQENDRLMAMQAATCPKDVEVGLRAELELSQERERALQARVAELELSQERETALQARVAEMELSQERERALQARVAEMELSQEMGRALQARVAELELSQERERALQARVAELEWSQERVVTNQAKEAELELFQVEQSRKNNSLGDHHVPSRRSEELNEENEQVTHTQQVPNQQGRVWKKEQDELQGRTQQVAEELEEVRKKSGGLRDAGQWLDDNGEEEELRKSDADRSLRQQSCGQEASQLQIQEMRITGLEEALAKAEHSVAVHKEATQLLQTELQDVYAQVSERDDAIQALQCRLEEYEFNSMMELQRKDTTFRGDPKGVVLSAWNREDVEPIEEPLQKVKETCRTPVHSDQSVVIDSGMSRNMLDATRGCSFQSPLMDKEAMRQLKNAHPESKVTSHQEAVKWRRRATQLKENRRDTHPPRLQSPHTPTRGRRLVAASDGRMFDSPKSKFFDTHSEGVRLDRPRQFFDNSSLGAVSDVSLSLEHWNGTMQPSSPRQDDNCKAQ; encoded by the exons ATGACAGATGAATCTACATTTCGGTTTGATCTTCCTTTTGGAACATTGGTACAGAG GGAAGATGTTGCTGAGGGTGGCTCTTTGCGTATGGAAAACGCGCAAAGTGTCGATCACGTGGACGATGGCTATAACACCAAGACCTTCAGTTTGG AGGGTGAGAGCACTGGATGCCACAGTGACATCATGGACGAGCTCTTGGGTGACGTGGAGTTGGTCAGCACCGACGGGACTCTGGACGGCTTCCCCCTCAG CCTTGAGTCATTGGTGGGGGAGGCTAGGCTGAGCCTACAGTTGCACATGGAGACCCCTGGGAAGAGGGAGGCTGAGCCGGAGAAGAGGCTGGAGGCCAGAGGACAGACTGCAGACCTGGAGATTCAGGAAGAG TGCAAGAGGGATCTGAAAGAAACCATCCAGCTTTGTGAAGTTCTGATGTCTGAGAAG GCGGCGGTGGTTGCTGAGTGCGACTTCATCGCCAGGAAGCTGCGTGCCCTGCAGGAGGAGAATCAGACCCTGAGGCAGGAGAAGGAGCACCTCCTGAAGGATATCGAGGAGAGGCGGGAGATGGAGGAGTTCAGGGCCCTGGAGCAGGAGAGCACCAGGCAGAGTGAG AAAGAGCTGCTCGAAGAAATCGCCTCTCTGAAGAAGGCCGCGGACGCATCTGGGGCACATGTCCAGAACCTGGAG atgGATCTGGCAGCCATGGTAGCAGAGCTGAAAAGGAAGGAGGACAGTATAACAGAGCTGCAGGCCCTT CGGCATAAGGACTCGGCCCAGGAGATCAGACAGCTGAAGCGCTCCCTACAGGACGCGGAGACGCTGAGCCGTGACACCCGGAAGGAGTGGGCCGTGCTGCGCTCGGAGGCGCAGGCTCTGCGAGAGAGCGAG TTTACGATGGCCGAAGCCCACGCGAAGATGGAGGAGGAGGTGCGGAGTCTAAATGGTCGGCTGGAGGTGGAGAGGAGGCGATTTAAGGAGATGGAGGCTGATCTGCTGAAGGAGCTACAGCGGACTTTTCAGGAGAATGATAGGCTGATGGCCATGCAGGCTGCGACGTGTCCTAAAG aTGTTGAAGTTGGCTTGAGGGCTGAGTTGGAGCTGTcccaggagagggagagagcccTGCAGGCCAGAGTAGCCGAACTGGAGCTGTCCCAGGAGAGGGAGACAGCCCTGCAGGCCAGAGTAGCCGAAATGGAGCTGTcccaggagagggagagagcccTGCAGGCCAGAGTAGCCGAAATGGAGCTGTCCCAGGAGATGGGGAGAGCCCTGCAGGCCAGAGTAGCCGAACTGGAGCTGTcccaggagagggagagagcccTGCAGGCCAGAGTAGCCGAACTGGAGTGGTCCCAGGAGAGGGTGGTAACCAACCAGGCCAAAGAAGCCGAACTGGAGCTGTTCCAG GTTGAGCAGAGTAGGAAGAACAACAGCCTGGGTGACCACCATGTACCATCTAGGAGGAGTGAAGAGCTTAATGAAGAAAATGAGCAG GTCACCCACACGCAGCAGGTTCCGAACCAGCAGGGACGAGTTTGGAAAAAGGAGCAGGATGAGCTTCAGGGACGA ACACAGCAGGTGGCTGAGGAGCtggaggaagtgaggaagaagagtGGAGGCCTGAGGGATGCCGGGCAGTGG TTGGATGACAATGGTGAAGAAGAAGAGCTGAGGAAGAGTGATGCTGACAGGTCACTCCGGCAGCAGTCGTGTGGGCAGGAGGCATCGCAGTTGCAGATTCAG GAGATGAGGATAACAGGGCTGGAGGAGGCCCTGGCCAAAGCGGAACACAGTGTCGCCGTCCACAAAGAGGCCACGCAGCTCCTGCAGACAGAGCTGCAGGACGTTTACGCCCAAGTGAGCGAGCGGGACGATGCCATTCAGGCACTACAGTGCAGACTCGAGGAATATGAG TTTAACAGCATGATGGAACTACAGAGAAAGGACACGACATTCAGGGGTGATCCGAAGGGGGTGGTGCTGTCTGCCTGGAACCGAGAGGA TGTGGAACCTATAGAAGAGCCCTTACAGAAAGTAAAGGAGACCTGCAGAACGCCAGTACATAGTGACCAATCAG TCGTGATCGATTCAGGAATGTCACGCAATATGTTGGACGCCACAAGGGGGTGCTCTTTCCAGAGCCCTCTAATGGATAAAGAGGCCATGCGGCAGCTGAAGAATGCTCATCCTGAGAG taAAGTGACCAGTCATCAGGAGGCTGTGAAGTGGAGGCGCAGAGCCACGCAGCTGAAGGAGAATCGGAGAGATACGCACCCCCCGCGGCTGCAGTCGCCGCACACTCCCACAAGGGGGCGCCGGCTGGTCGCTGCTTCTGATGGCCGGATGTTCGACTCTCCAAAGAGCAAGTTCTTCGACACCCACTCGGAGGGGGTGCGCCTCGATCGCCCTCGGCAGTTCTTCGACAACTCCAGCCTGGGGGCAGTTtccg ATGTCAGTCTTTCATTGGAGCACTGGAATGGCACAATGCAGCCTTCGTCACCCAGGCAGGACGACAACTGCAAAGCGCAGTGA
- the neflb gene encoding neurofilament light chain b codes for MTSVGYDPYFSSYRRRYVEAAPRVTLRSSPAGVCRSTYSSYSSPLPSTIAGPRQHYGRAFSTSTSASLSLLGSTPELDISQAAQVSSEFRTVRMQEKVQLQELNDRFAGFIEHVRELEQRNRALEAELLALRRRHGEPSRLRVLYEQEARELRTAVEDGRADNQAAQSRRDHLEVELRGLQGRYEQEVLAREEAEAQLLEARRGADEAALARVELEKRVDALLEELAFLKRIHEGEIAELQVQAQYSSQVSVQSEVAGPDLSAALRDIRAQYERLAQRNMQSAEDWFRSKMSAMAENAARHSDDIRSVRDEAGEYRRLIKECNLEIEACRGANHSLEKQLQDIEEKQSAEIAAMQEAINHLENELSATKNEMARYLKEYQDLLNVKMALDIEIAAYRKLLEGEETRFSVGMGGGMQSVFSQSVSAIPSFGRSVFSLQSSVSSGAPYMLSSRLLSSCFSSSDEMVISASQAQRAEAAPPAEEEEEEAEDEKKEDEAEEGQEGEEGSEKGEGKDEEEGEEEAGEGEGDEGETEDAEKEEGKEENGEAAGEDEGKEAKVDKPGKTEKD; via the exons ATGACTTCCGTCGGCTACGATCCCTACTTTTCCTCCTACCGGCGGCGCTACGTGGAAGCTGCCCCACGAGTGACGCTGCGTAGCAGCCCGGCCGGCGTCTGCCGGTCCACGTACTCCAGCTACTCGTCCCCGCTGCCCTCGACGATCGCTGGGCCACGGCAGCACTATGGCCGTGCCTTCTCCACCTCCACGTCAGCCTCTCTGTCCCTGCTGGGCTCCACCCCGGAGCTGGACATCAGCCAGGCGGCCCAGGTGAGCTCCGAGTTCCGGACGGTGCGGATGCAGGAGAAGGtgcagctgcaggagctgaatgACCGCTTCGCGGGCTTCATCGAGCATGTGCGTGAGCTGGAGCAGCGCAACCGTGCGCTGGAGGCGGAGCTGCTGGCGCTGCGGAGGAGGCACGGCGAACCCAGCCGGCTGCGCGTGCTGTACGAGCAGGAAGCACGTGAGCTGCGGACCGCCGTGGAGGATGGGCGCGCTGATAACCAGGCCGCTCAGAGCCGCCGGGACCACCTGGAGGTGGAGCTGCGGGGGTTGCAGGGCCGCTATGAACAGGAGGTTCTGGCCCGCGAGGAGGCAGAGGCCCAGCTGCTGGAGGCCCGCCGGGGCGCGGATGAGGCGGCGCTGGCCCGCGTGGAGCTCGAGAAGCGCGTCGACGCCCTGCTGgaggagctggccttcctgaaGCGCATCCATGAGGGCGAGATCGCCGAGCTGCAGGTGCAGGCGCAGTACAGCTCGCAGGTGTCCGTGCAGTCGGAGGTGGCCGGACCTGACCTGTCAGCCGCCCTGCGTGACATCCGCGCCCAGTACGAGCGGCTGGCGCAGCGCAACATGCAGTCGGCTGAGGACTGGTTCCGCAGCAAAATGAGCGCCATGGCGGAGAATGCGGCGCGCCACAGCGACGACATCCGCAGTGTCCGCGACGAGGCTGGTGAGTACCGCCGCCTCATCAAGGAGTGCAACCTTGAGATCGAGGCATGCCGTGGGGCCAACCACTCCTTGGAGAAGCAGCTGCAGGACATCGAGGAGAAGCAGAGCGCCGAGATCGCTGCCATGCAG GAGGCGATCAACCACCTGGAGAACGAGCTGAGTGCCACCAAGAATGAGATGGCCCGCTACCTGAAGGAGTATCAGGATCTACTCAACGTCAAGATGGCGCTGGACATCGAGATCGCGGCCTACAG GAAACTTCTGGAAGGAGAGGAGACCCGCTTCAGTGTGggcatggggggcggcatgcagAGCGTCTTTTCCCAGAGCGTGTCGGCCATACCCTCCTTCGGCCGCTCCGTGTTCTCCCTGCAGTCCAGCGTCAGCTCTGGCGCCCCCTACATGCTGAGCTCACGCCTGCTCAGCTCCTGCTTCTCCTCCTCCGATGAGATGGTCATCTCTGCCAGCCAGGCCCAGCGTGCAGAGGCTGCCCCCCCTgcagaagaggaagaggaggaggcagaGGATGAGAAAAAGGAAGACGAAGCAGAGGAAGGgcaggagggagaggaag GCAGCGAAAAGGGTGAAGGCAAAGacgaggaggagggggaggaggaagCCGGAGAAGGAGAAGGCGACGAGGGCGAGACAGAAGATGccgagaaggaggaagggaagGAGGAGAATGGAGAAGCGGCCGGAGAAGACGAAGGGAAAGAAGCGAAGGTTGACAAGCCAGGGAAGACAGAGAAGGATTAA